One window from the genome of Rhodobacteraceae bacterium S2214 encodes:
- a CDS encoding L,D-transpeptidase: MLLASTAACGPRIPASNAAEDFEPQINFMEGYGPIQDGEYNLPGIPDTYTQGINRRMVGQYLGEQGPGTIDVDPYAKFLYNIKSDGSAVRYPVGVGRQGRSINGGATIKLKREWPGWTPTQNMLRTEPEVYGPFASGVPGGLSSPLGSRALYLYRGGRDTYYRIHGTNDLESIGNSGSAGCIRMFNHDIIHLYEEVDVPTKVHIRSREESLRVDPENYERGVELPPKILSREELFGTEEPNADDVELFIDS, translated from the coding sequence ATGCTTCTTGCTTCGACGGCTGCCTGCGGTCCACGCATTCCAGCATCGAATGCAGCCGAGGATTTTGAGCCGCAGATCAATTTCATGGAAGGCTACGGCCCGATCCAAGACGGTGAATATAACCTGCCGGGCATCCCCGATACGTACACACAAGGGATTAACCGCCGGATGGTCGGGCAATATCTTGGTGAACAAGGCCCAGGCACGATCGATGTCGATCCTTACGCCAAGTTTTTGTACAACATTAAATCCGATGGATCCGCCGTGCGGTATCCGGTTGGTGTTGGCCGCCAAGGTCGATCCATCAACGGTGGTGCGACCATCAAGCTGAAGCGCGAATGGCCCGGTTGGACGCCAACGCAAAACATGCTGCGCACCGAACCCGAAGTTTATGGTCCTTTCGCAAGCGGCGTGCCCGGTGGTCTAAGCAGCCCCTTGGGAAGCCGCGCGTTGTATCTGTATCGTGGCGGGCGTGACACGTATTACCGCATCCACGGGACCAACGATCTGGAATCAATCGGTAATTCCGGATCTGCGGGCTGTATCCGCATGTTCAACCACGACATCATCCATCTATACGAAGAAGTGGATGTGCCGACAAAAGTCCACATTCGTAGCCGCGAAGAATCTCTGCGGGTTGATCCGGAAAACTACGAACGTGGTGTCGAACTTCCGCCGAAAATCCTGTCCCGTGAGGAATTATTCGGCACCGAAGAACCGAACGCGGACGATGTGGAACTGTTCATCGACAGCTGA
- a CDS encoding aminopeptidase P family protein, translated as MRSKTMTTRTQFHRFQQGERTLPFGDAEYEARLANLRETMAIKGIDACVLTSMHNIGYYSGFLYCAFGRPYALVVTKTQVVTISAGIDAAQPWRRGFGDNIVYTDWERDNYWRAILSVTGMGKVVGYEMDHLTILQSEKLSAFLAPAALLDVSLDTMRQRMHKSTAELDLIRQGAAVADVGGYAIRDAIKPGIREIDVAMAGRDAMEIEIARRFPNAEYRDTWVWFQSGINTDGAHNPVTSRQLEHGDILSLNTFPMISGYYTALERTLFVGDVDDESRRIWEANVGAHEYGMSLLKPGVSCAEVTHKINDFFAERDLLQYRTFGYGHSFGVLSHYYGREAGLELREDIDTVLEPGMVISMEPMLTIPEGQAGAGGYREHDILIISENGAENITGFPYGPDHNVIG; from the coding sequence ATGAGGTCTAAAACGATGACTACCCGCACTCAATTTCACAGATTTCAGCAAGGCGAACGCACGCTTCCCTTTGGTGATGCAGAATACGAAGCCCGCCTCGCAAACCTGCGCGAGACAATGGCGATCAAGGGCATCGATGCCTGCGTTCTGACATCAATGCACAATATCGGCTATTATTCCGGTTTTCTGTATTGCGCGTTTGGCCGTCCTTACGCGCTGGTTGTGACCAAAACACAGGTCGTCACGATCAGTGCTGGCATTGATGCCGCGCAACCATGGCGACGCGGATTTGGCGATAATATTGTCTATACGGATTGGGAACGCGACAATTACTGGCGCGCCATTTTGTCGGTCACAGGCATGGGCAAAGTCGTTGGTTACGAAATGGACCATCTGACAATTCTACAATCTGAAAAACTGTCGGCCTTTCTCGCACCGGCTGCGTTGCTGGATGTGTCGTTGGATACAATGCGGCAACGTATGCACAAATCCACCGCAGAGTTGGACCTGATCCGGCAGGGTGCAGCGGTCGCGGACGTTGGCGGCTACGCTATCCGTGACGCCATCAAACCCGGTATCCGCGAAATTGACGTCGCAATGGCGGGCCGCGATGCGATGGAGATCGAAATCGCGCGGCGCTTCCCCAATGCCGAATACAGGGATACGTGGGTGTGGTTCCAGTCAGGGATCAACACAGACGGGGCGCATAATCCGGTGACATCGCGCCAATTGGAACATGGTGATATCCTGTCACTGAACACGTTTCCGATGATTTCCGGCTACTACACCGCGCTAGAACGGACGTTGTTCGTTGGCGATGTGGACGATGAAAGCCGCCGCATTTGGGAAGCCAACGTCGGGGCGCATGAATATGGCATGTCGTTACTAAAACCCGGCGTAAGCTGTGCCGAGGTGACGCATAAGATTAACGACTTCTTTGCGGAACGCGATCTTCTGCAATACCGGACCTTTGGCTACGGGCATTCCTTTGGCGTTCTATCCCATTATTACGGGCGCGAAGCGGGATTAGAACTGCGTGAAGATATCGATACGGTGCTCGAACCGGGGATGGTGATCAGCATGGAACCCATGCTGACAATTCCTGAAGGTCAGGCAGGCGCAGGCGGATATCGCGAACATGATATCCTGATCATCAGCGAAAACGGGGCAGAAAACATCACCGGCTTCCCCTATGGGCCTGACCACAACGTGATCGGCTGA